A region from the Aegilops tauschii subsp. strangulata cultivar AL8/78 chromosome 5, Aet v6.0, whole genome shotgun sequence genome encodes:
- the LOC109767307 gene encoding ADP-ribosylation factor, which translates to MGLTFTKLFSRLFAKKEMRILMVGLDAAGKTTILYKLKLGEIVTTIPTIGFNVETVEYKNISFTVWDVGGQDKIRPLWRHYFQNTQGLIFVVDSNDRDRVVEARDELHRMLNEDELRDAVLLVFANKQDLPNAMNAAEITDKLGLHSLRQRHWYIQSTCATTGEGLYEGLDWLSSNIASKS; encoded by the exons ATGGGGCTCACGTTCACCAAGCTGTTCAGCCGCCTGTTCGCCAAGAAGGAGATGCGGATCCTGATGGTGGGTCTCGACGCCGCCGGAAAGACCACCATCCTCTACAAGCTCAAGCTCGGGGAGATCGTCACCACCATCCCCACCATCG GGTTCAATGTTGAAACTGTGGAGTACAAGAACATCAGCTTCACTGTCTGGGATGTCGGGGGTCAGGACAAG ATCAGGCCACTGTGGAGGCATTACTTCCAGAACACACAGGGTCTCATCTTTGTTGTGGACAGCAACGATAGGGACCGTGTTGTTGAAGCAAGGGATGAGCTCCACAGGATGCTGAATGAG GATGAGTTACGTGATGCTGTGCTGCTTGTGTTTGCTAACAAGCAAGATCTTCCAAATGCCATGAATGCTGCTGAGATCACTGATAAGCTTGGCCTGCACTCCCTTCGCCAGCGACACTG GTACATCCAGAGCACTTGTGCTACAACAGGGGAGGGACTGTATGAAGGCCTGGACTGGCTGTCCAGCAACATTGCCAGCAAG TCCTAA